Proteins encoded by one window of Kribbella flavida DSM 17836:
- a CDS encoding sensor histidine kinase codes for MSTTAPTGQSQVKRIALPAIISVLAVFGSFAASRGQEDRRAADWFMVTLVLIGSVSLYWLRTKPVVVVWTTALSTLVYMLREYAYGAVIFSFAIAVFVAIRMGHRVAGWSALVALYCGHVLGRLVLGTNDQSVYQVLLVGTLFCVLGFLAELFRSHRERVLAAQRTREEEELRRAGEERLRIAQELHDVVAHHISLINVQASSALHLVDRQPEQAAPALAAIKDASKEALVELRSIVGILRQTDESAPRQPVAGLERLEHLITGTSRAGLEVHTIVHGDPRPLPTGLDRAAFRIIQESLTNIVRHAKASAATVRIQYGEEALVLQVDDDGESLTGPPQEGNGIIGMRERATALGGTLTASRTPTGSLRIVAQLPL; via the coding sequence GTGAGCACTACTGCGCCGACCGGTCAGTCCCAGGTGAAGCGAATCGCTTTGCCTGCGATCATCTCGGTTCTGGCCGTCTTCGGTTCGTTCGCCGCGTCCCGTGGTCAGGAGGACCGGCGGGCGGCCGACTGGTTCATGGTCACCCTCGTCCTGATCGGCTCCGTGTCGCTCTACTGGCTGCGGACCAAGCCGGTCGTGGTGGTGTGGACGACAGCGCTCTCGACGCTGGTCTACATGCTGAGGGAGTACGCGTACGGCGCGGTGATCTTCAGCTTCGCCATCGCCGTGTTCGTGGCCATCCGGATGGGTCACCGGGTGGCCGGCTGGTCCGCGCTCGTCGCTCTGTACTGCGGGCACGTGCTGGGACGCCTCGTGCTCGGCACCAACGACCAGAGCGTCTACCAGGTCCTCCTGGTCGGCACGCTGTTCTGCGTACTCGGCTTCCTGGCTGAGCTGTTCCGCAGTCACCGGGAGCGGGTGCTGGCAGCTCAGCGCACCCGGGAGGAGGAGGAACTGCGCCGCGCCGGTGAGGAGCGTCTCCGGATCGCGCAGGAGCTGCACGACGTCGTGGCGCACCACATCTCGCTCATCAACGTCCAGGCGTCGTCAGCGCTGCACCTGGTCGATCGGCAGCCGGAGCAGGCAGCTCCTGCTCTTGCCGCGATCAAGGACGCGAGCAAGGAAGCGCTGGTCGAACTACGGTCGATTGTCGGCATCCTGCGGCAGACGGACGAGTCGGCACCGCGGCAACCGGTCGCCGGACTCGAGCGGCTGGAGCATCTGATCACCGGCACGTCCAGGGCTGGGCTCGAGGTGCACACGATCGTGCACGGCGATCCGCGGCCGTTGCCGACGGGGTTGGACCGCGCGGCGTTCCGGATCATCCAGGAGTCGCTGACGAACATCGTCCGGCACGCGAAGGCCAGTGCGGCGACGGTACGCATCCAGTACGGCGAGGAGGCGTTGGTGCTGCAGGTGGACGACGACGGGGAGTCGCTGACCGGTCCGCCGCAGGAGGGCAACGGGATCATCGGCATGCGCGAGCGTGCCACCGCGCTGGGCGGCACGCTCACCGCGAGCCGGACTCCGACCGGGAGCCTCCGGATCGTGGCACAGCTACCGCTGTAG
- a CDS encoding alpha-hydroxy acid oxidase, giving the protein MTERQMPRWSELKPLLRPKPVTLNPTDRRLEKALTIADLRAIAKRRTPRSVFDYTDGAAESEISLQRSRRLFAEMELQPSILRNVSEIDLGTNILGKRSELPFAFAPTGFTRMMNHEGESAVVKVAQQAGIPYALSTMGTTSIEDVAAAGPDARKWFQLYVWKDRDAGEDLVKRSAAAGYEALMLTVDVPVAGARLRDVRNGFTIPPSLTAKTVLDASLHPAWWANLLTTRPLTFASLSSWDGTVAELLDQLFDPTMTIDDFNWLRSIWDGPLIVKGIQTVEDARRVVDAGADAIVLSNHGGRQLDRAPTPLRILPDVREAVGTDAEVYLDTGIMTGADIVAALALGADACLVGRAYLYGLMAGGQRGVERATDILTKEIRRTMALLGVPSVDALNPSHVRLP; this is encoded by the coding sequence ATGACTGAACGCCAGATGCCGCGCTGGTCCGAGCTGAAGCCACTGCTCCGCCCCAAGCCGGTCACGCTGAACCCGACCGACCGCCGGCTGGAGAAAGCGCTCACCATCGCGGACCTGCGTGCGATCGCCAAGCGCCGTACGCCGCGCTCGGTGTTCGACTACACCGACGGCGCGGCCGAGTCCGAGATCAGCCTGCAGCGGTCGCGCCGCCTGTTCGCGGAGATGGAGCTGCAGCCGTCGATCCTGCGCAACGTGTCCGAGATCGACCTGGGCACGAACATCCTGGGCAAGCGGTCCGAGCTGCCGTTCGCGTTCGCGCCGACCGGCTTCACCCGGATGATGAACCACGAGGGCGAGAGCGCGGTCGTCAAGGTCGCCCAGCAGGCCGGCATCCCGTACGCGCTCTCCACCATGGGCACGACGTCGATCGAGGACGTCGCCGCGGCCGGCCCCGACGCGCGCAAGTGGTTCCAGCTGTACGTGTGGAAGGACCGCGACGCGGGGGAGGACCTGGTCAAGCGGTCCGCAGCCGCCGGGTACGAGGCGCTGATGCTGACCGTCGACGTCCCGGTCGCGGGCGCGCGCCTGCGCGACGTACGGAACGGCTTCACCATCCCGCCGTCGCTCACCGCCAAGACCGTGCTGGACGCCTCACTGCACCCTGCTTGGTGGGCCAACCTGCTGACCACTCGGCCATTGACCTTCGCGTCGCTGTCGAGCTGGGACGGCACAGTTGCAGAGCTCCTGGACCAGTTGTTCGACCCGACGATGACCATCGACGACTTCAACTGGCTCCGCTCGATCTGGGACGGACCACTGATCGTCAAGGGCATCCAGACCGTTGAAGACGCTCGCCGGGTGGTCGACGCCGGCGCCGACGCGATCGTGCTCTCCAACCACGGCGGCCGCCAGCTGGACCGCGCACCAACGCCACTGCGCATCCTGCCCGACGTGCGCGAGGCGGTGGGCACCGACGCGGAGGTCTACCTCGACACCGGCATCATGACCGGCGCGGACATCGTCGCAGCGCTGGCGTTGGGCGCGGACGCGTGCCTGGTCGGCCGGGCATACCTGTACGGGCTGATGGCGGGCGGCCAACGCGGAGTCGAACGCGCCACCGACATCCTCACCAAGGAGATCCGGCGCACGATGGCTCTGCTCGGCGTTCCGAGCGTGGACGCACTCAACCCGTCCCACGTTCGCCTGCCCTGA
- a CDS encoding FadR/GntR family transcriptional regulator, whose translation MKNYELVLQQVEADLAAGRLRLGGRLPGERSLAEQLGISRPSVREAVRVLEALGVVRTATGSGPEAGAVIVAEPSAPLTALLRLHLATSHLPMHDIVQTRVLLESWAAREAAGQFAAQGAADGDGALAGKLRDAEELLGRMDMEGLSPEEFHLLDAEFHVALAGLAGNVLVAAVMSSLRSAIHGYVLAAVPNLPDWDATAVGLRAEHHGIVAAIRSGQADAAARLVTDHIEGFYRAARLSSPAW comes from the coding sequence GTGAAGAACTACGAGCTGGTCCTCCAGCAGGTCGAGGCGGACCTGGCCGCCGGGCGTTTGCGGCTGGGCGGGAGATTGCCCGGGGAGCGCTCTCTGGCTGAGCAGCTCGGGATCAGCCGGCCGTCGGTACGCGAGGCGGTACGCGTGCTCGAGGCGCTCGGGGTGGTGCGGACAGCAACCGGGTCGGGCCCGGAAGCCGGGGCCGTGATCGTGGCGGAGCCGTCCGCACCGCTGACCGCGCTGTTGCGGTTGCACTTGGCAACCAGTCACCTGCCGATGCACGACATTGTGCAGACCCGTGTGCTGCTGGAGTCGTGGGCCGCACGCGAAGCCGCCGGGCAGTTCGCGGCGCAGGGCGCGGCCGATGGCGATGGCGCGCTGGCCGGCAAGCTGCGCGATGCTGAAGAGTTGCTGGGGCGGATGGATATGGAGGGGTTGTCGCCCGAGGAGTTCCACTTGCTGGATGCGGAGTTCCACGTGGCGCTCGCGGGGCTGGCCGGGAACGTGTTGGTCGCGGCGGTGATGAGTTCGTTGCGGTCGGCGATTCACGGGTACGTGCTGGCCGCGGTGCCGAACTTGCCCGACTGGGACGCAACGGCGGTTGGGCTTCGGGCTGAGCACCACGGGATCGTGGCGGCGATTCGCTCAGGGCAGGCGGATGCTGCGGCTCGGCTCGTGACGGATCACATCGAGGGGTTCTACCGGGCCGCGCGGCTGTCCTCGCCAGCCTGGTGA
- a CDS encoding class I SAM-dependent methyltransferase, whose translation MASWSGYPEAKRRLIGSLSGEVLEIGAGTGANFAYLRDDVTWIGLEPNPRDRAALTRSGVGPAGKRRIIDGNAEQIPLPDASVDGALSTVVLCSVDDLTVVLTELRRVLRPGGRFVFFEHVGAAGGAWLRRLQRVAAPFTRRFDRGCDPTRDIETALRAAGFTSVDIEHFTMPGLLPIPFIAGSATR comes from the coding sequence ATGGCGAGCTGGAGCGGCTACCCAGAGGCGAAACGGCGCCTGATCGGATCCCTCTCGGGCGAGGTACTGGAGATCGGTGCCGGGACCGGCGCCAATTTCGCCTACCTCCGCGACGACGTCACCTGGATCGGCCTGGAGCCCAACCCCCGCGACCGCGCCGCGCTCACTCGATCGGGAGTCGGGCCGGCAGGCAAGCGGCGAATCATCGACGGCAACGCCGAACAGATCCCCTTGCCGGACGCCAGCGTCGACGGGGCTCTCTCGACCGTCGTCCTGTGCTCGGTGGACGACCTCACCGTCGTTCTGACCGAGCTCCGTCGCGTCCTGCGCCCCGGCGGACGTTTCGTCTTCTTCGAGCACGTCGGTGCGGCCGGGGGCGCCTGGCTGCGGAGGTTGCAGCGTGTCGCTGCCCCGTTCACCCGACGGTTCGACCGCGGCTGCGATCCGACCCGCGACATCGAAACCGCCCTCCGCGCCGCAGGCTTCACCTCCGTCGACATCGAGCACTTCACGATGCCCGGCCTGCTGCCGATCCCGTTCATCGCGGGATCAGCTACGAGATAG
- a CDS encoding DUF6069 family protein, with amino-acid sequence MTITKNKPIVRVAGRRRLAVVAVTSAAALATWAILGPLAGVDFQAKQGSATIQVSGVSVFVAATAMAFAGWGLLALLERRTANARKPWTVVAVIACVLSLGSPLTGGIGIGSKLGLALLHLVVGAVVILGLRRTALSATERREP; translated from the coding sequence ATGACCATCACGAAGAACAAGCCCATCGTCCGAGTCGCAGGCCGTCGCCGACTGGCTGTCGTGGCCGTGACGTCCGCGGCCGCACTGGCCACCTGGGCGATCCTCGGACCGCTCGCCGGAGTCGACTTCCAGGCCAAGCAGGGATCCGCCACCATCCAGGTCAGCGGTGTCTCCGTCTTCGTTGCCGCCACAGCCATGGCCTTCGCCGGCTGGGGGCTGCTCGCGCTGCTCGAACGACGTACCGCCAATGCCCGCAAGCCGTGGACCGTCGTCGCGGTCATCGCCTGCGTCCTGTCCCTCGGCAGTCCGCTGACCGGCGGCATCGGCATCGGCTCCAAGCTCGGCCTGGCGCTCCTGCACCTGGTCGTCGGCGCGGTCGTGATCCTCGGCCTCCGCCGGACCGCGCTCTCTGCCACCGAGCGCCGCGAACCGTGA
- a CDS encoding sensor histidine kinase, translating to MDATCTAPPRRRLADVLAVSVIGLFSAATIVGRQSSHGESDWLIFDVVVGIVAAGLILPLGRRPVPSALVLAALSTLSPAATPPSTIGTLTVAQRRPLRIAILIALAGVAGHLVQRLLRPVEGLSLPWYAVLDVAVHAALLGWGQWTQARRALVGSLRERALRAENEQGRRVAEARMLERTKMAREMHDVLAHRLSLLATYAGALEYRPDSSPEKLAQAAGVIRVGVHQALDELREVISVLRDGEIEEMPGGRPQPTFEDLAALVEESREAGTDVRYETSVGPVDSLPPATGRTAYRVVQEGLTNARKHADGQPVRLVVRGRPGDGLRIELTNPRSDGVPLAPGSGTGLVGLTERVQLAGGTLDHGVTASGEFRLHAALPWPG from the coding sequence ATGGATGCGACCTGCACCGCCCCGCCACGGCGGCGGCTCGCCGACGTGCTGGCGGTCAGCGTGATCGGTCTGTTTTCCGCCGCCACGATCGTTGGGCGGCAGTCCAGCCATGGTGAGAGCGATTGGCTCATCTTCGACGTGGTGGTCGGCATCGTTGCCGCCGGCTTGATCCTGCCGCTCGGCCGGCGGCCGGTGCCGTCGGCCCTGGTACTGGCCGCGCTCTCCACGCTCTCCCCCGCCGCGACCCCGCCGTCCACCATCGGCACGCTCACGGTGGCTCAGCGGCGTCCGCTGCGCATCGCGATACTGATCGCGCTCGCCGGAGTGGCTGGTCACCTGGTGCAGCGTCTGTTGAGACCCGTCGAGGGACTGAGCCTGCCGTGGTACGCCGTGCTGGACGTCGCCGTGCATGCCGCGTTGCTCGGTTGGGGCCAGTGGACACAGGCTCGGCGGGCCTTGGTCGGCTCGTTGCGAGAACGCGCTCTCCGGGCGGAGAACGAGCAGGGTCGCCGGGTCGCGGAGGCGCGCATGCTGGAGCGCACCAAGATGGCGCGGGAGATGCATGACGTACTCGCGCACCGGCTGTCGCTGCTGGCGACGTATGCGGGGGCGCTGGAGTACCGGCCCGACTCGTCGCCGGAGAAGCTGGCGCAGGCTGCCGGGGTGATCCGGGTCGGCGTGCATCAGGCTCTGGATGAGTTGCGCGAGGTGATCAGCGTGCTGCGCGACGGGGAGATCGAGGAGATGCCGGGCGGACGACCGCAGCCGACGTTCGAGGATTTGGCCGCGCTGGTCGAGGAATCGCGTGAGGCGGGGACCGACGTCCGGTACGAGACGAGCGTCGGTCCGGTGGACTCGTTGCCGCCAGCAACCGGGCGTACGGCGTACCGGGTGGTGCAGGAGGGACTGACGAATGCGCGGAAGCATGCGGACGGGCAGCCGGTGAGGTTGGTGGTGCGCGGGCGGCCGGGTGACGGGCTGCGGATCGAGCTGACGAATCCTCGGAGTGACGGGGTGCCGCTGGCGCCAGGGAGCGGGACAGGGCTGGTGGGGTTGACGGAGCGCGTGCAGTTGGCCGGTGGGACGCTCGATCACGGGGTCACGGCGAGCGGCGAGTTCCGGTTGCACGCGGCGTTGCCGTGGCCGGGTTGA
- a CDS encoding response regulator → MSDDAPIRVLVVDDDALVRASLEMMLDGAHGIAVVGQAADGDEVPAAVDAHFPDLVLMDLRMPRVDGIVATRRVRARKNPPEVVVLTTFDTDENVLHALRAGASGFLLKDTPPAQIVEAVRRVAAGDPILSPAITRRLMERAATQADAHTQAQEALSRLSPREYDVMLAVARGKANAEIAAELFMSVATVKAHISHILTKLEVSNRTQIALLAHDAGLA, encoded by the coding sequence GTGAGTGACGATGCGCCGATCCGGGTGCTGGTGGTGGACGACGACGCGCTGGTCCGGGCCAGTCTGGAGATGATGCTGGACGGGGCGCACGGGATCGCGGTGGTCGGGCAGGCGGCTGACGGGGACGAGGTGCCGGCGGCGGTCGACGCGCACTTCCCTGACCTGGTGCTGATGGACCTGCGCATGCCGCGGGTGGACGGGATTGTGGCGACGCGGCGCGTGCGGGCGCGGAAGAACCCGCCGGAGGTGGTCGTGCTGACGACGTTCGACACCGACGAGAACGTGCTGCACGCCTTGCGGGCGGGGGCCAGCGGGTTCTTGCTGAAGGACACTCCCCCGGCCCAGATCGTGGAGGCGGTGCGGCGCGTGGCTGCTGGGGATCCGATCCTGTCGCCGGCGATCACCCGGCGGCTGATGGAGCGAGCGGCGACGCAGGCGGACGCACACACGCAGGCTCAGGAAGCGCTCTCTCGGTTGAGTCCGCGCGAGTACGACGTGATGCTGGCGGTGGCACGTGGAAAGGCGAACGCGGAGATCGCGGCCGAGCTGTTCATGAGCGTGGCGACGGTGAAGGCGCACATCTCGCACATCCTCACCAAGCTGGAGGTCAGCAACCGGACCCAGATCGCCCTGCTGGCGCACGACGCCGGGCTCGCCTGA
- a CDS encoding response regulator, which produces MIRVLLADDQALVRAGFRSLLNAEDDITVIGEVSDGAQAVEVARAEKPDVVLMDIRMPGTDGLEATRQIGAEEALSDVHVVILTTFDLDEYVFEALRVGASGFLVKDTEPVELLQAVRVVARGDALLSPGVTRRLVAEFATRSRQPHASKELDVLTEREREIVALVGEGLSNDEIAARLVLSPATAKTHVSRAMVKLGVRDRAQLVVVAYQTGLVRPGWLG; this is translated from the coding sequence ATGATTCGGGTGTTGCTGGCGGATGACCAGGCGTTGGTACGGGCCGGGTTCCGGTCGTTGCTGAACGCCGAGGACGACATCACGGTGATCGGTGAGGTGTCCGACGGCGCCCAGGCGGTCGAGGTCGCGCGAGCCGAGAAGCCGGACGTCGTACTGATGGACATCCGGATGCCGGGCACGGACGGGTTGGAGGCGACGCGGCAGATCGGGGCCGAGGAAGCGCTCTCCGATGTTCACGTCGTGATCCTGACGACGTTCGACCTGGACGAGTACGTGTTCGAGGCGCTGCGGGTCGGTGCCAGCGGATTCCTGGTCAAGGACACCGAGCCGGTTGAGTTGCTGCAGGCGGTGCGCGTGGTTGCGCGGGGTGATGCGTTGCTGTCGCCTGGGGTGACGCGGCGGTTGGTGGCGGAGTTCGCGACGCGGAGCCGGCAGCCGCACGCGAGCAAGGAACTGGATGTGCTGACCGAGCGGGAGCGCGAAATCGTCGCGCTGGTCGGCGAAGGGTTGTCGAACGACGAGATCGCGGCCCGGCTGGTGCTGAGCCCGGCGACGGCGAAGACTCACGTCAGCCGGGCGATGGTGAAGCTCGGGGTGCGGGACAGGGCGCAACTGGTCGTGGTCGCCTACCAGACCGGATTGGTGCGGCCAGGCTGGCTGGGCTGA
- a CDS encoding ABC transporter ATP-binding protein has product MNMTAAPPVQVQGLTKRYGETLAVDGVDLIVRPGEVYGFLGPNGAGKTTTLRILTGLIAPTSGRVEVLGGSPGQAQVLARTGSMIESPAFYPYLSGLDNLRLLAEYAEVPRTRVREVLELVDLAGRAKDRFSTYSLGMKQRLGVAAALLKDPELVILDEPTNGLDPAGMRDMRRLIRELGSEGRTVVLSSHLLGEVQQVCDRVGIINGGRMVAEHDVEELRGQQELVIRARPLESAHSVLREVLGAEAVHLYDDTVRAKVAPDRAAELNRLLVEAGIAVSELRSTERALEDVFFELTTEEKTNAG; this is encoded by the coding sequence ATGAACATGACAGCTGCTCCGCCGGTTCAGGTGCAGGGCCTGACCAAACGTTACGGCGAAACCCTGGCAGTCGATGGTGTCGATCTGATCGTTCGGCCGGGTGAGGTGTACGGGTTCCTCGGGCCGAACGGGGCCGGCAAGACCACGACCTTGCGCATCCTGACCGGGCTGATCGCGCCGACGAGTGGCAGGGTCGAGGTGCTCGGCGGGTCGCCGGGACAGGCACAGGTGCTGGCGCGGACCGGGTCGATGATCGAGTCGCCCGCCTTCTACCCGTACCTGTCCGGCCTGGACAACCTGCGGCTGCTCGCCGAGTACGCCGAAGTGCCGCGTACCCGGGTTCGTGAGGTGCTCGAGCTGGTGGATCTCGCCGGTCGGGCGAAGGACCGGTTCTCGACCTACTCGCTCGGCATGAAGCAGCGGCTCGGGGTCGCGGCGGCGTTGCTCAAGGACCCGGAGCTGGTGATCCTCGACGAACCGACCAACGGGCTGGATCCGGCCGGGATGCGGGACATGCGCCGGCTGATCCGCGAGCTCGGCTCCGAGGGACGAACCGTGGTGCTGTCCAGCCATCTGCTGGGCGAGGTCCAGCAGGTCTGCGATCGGGTCGGCATCATCAACGGCGGCCGGATGGTCGCCGAGCACGACGTCGAGGAGCTGCGTGGTCAGCAGGAGCTGGTGATCCGGGCGAGACCGCTGGAGAGCGCTCACTCGGTTCTCCGGGAGGTTCTCGGCGCGGAGGCTGTGCACCTGTACGACGACACGGTGCGCGCGAAGGTCGCGCCGGACCGGGCGGCCGAGCTCAACCGGCTGCTGGTCGAAGCCGGCATCGCGGTGTCGGAGCTGCGCAGTACGGAGAGAGCGCTCGAGGACGTCTTCTTCGAGCTGACGACGGAGGAGAAGACTAATGCTGGGTAG
- a CDS encoding ABC transporter permease: MLGSYRAELLKLRKRSAVWVLFGAGLVLSLIFGYLLPYLGYVTGDDNPQTDGVPRSEVLRGMLPERVLDNTIGGFPVFAGALSLVLGAIVIGAEYTWGTLKTVLTQRPGRISVLGGQLLGLFTMLAVWVLGIFAASALCSIGVAAAENGTMNWPGPFDILQGLAGGWLVLAMWCLAGAVLAVAFRNVALPIGLGVVWILGVEALLAGVASSLLPDLEVLSDALPGANAGALVFSVTGMVAADAPPGVRDAVGGDRALLTLLAYSLVFIVLAALTTRRRDIV, encoded by the coding sequence ATGCTGGGTAGCTATCGAGCCGAGTTGCTCAAGCTGCGCAAGCGATCGGCCGTCTGGGTGCTGTTCGGCGCCGGGCTCGTGCTCAGCCTCATCTTCGGCTACCTGTTGCCCTACCTCGGCTACGTCACCGGGGACGACAATCCGCAGACCGACGGCGTCCCGCGTTCGGAGGTCCTGCGCGGGATGCTGCCGGAGCGCGTGCTGGACAACACGATCGGCGGGTTCCCGGTGTTCGCGGGAGCGCTCTCCCTGGTTCTCGGCGCGATCGTGATCGGAGCGGAGTACACCTGGGGCACGTTGAAGACCGTACTGACCCAGCGGCCCGGTCGGATCTCTGTGCTGGGTGGACAGCTCCTCGGCCTGTTCACGATGCTCGCCGTCTGGGTGCTGGGAATCTTCGCCGCCTCTGCGCTGTGCAGCATCGGCGTCGCGGCGGCCGAGAACGGGACGATGAACTGGCCCGGGCCGTTCGACATTCTCCAGGGGTTGGCCGGCGGATGGTTGGTGCTGGCGATGTGGTGCCTGGCCGGGGCGGTGCTGGCCGTTGCCTTCCGCAACGTCGCACTGCCGATCGGCCTCGGCGTGGTCTGGATCCTCGGTGTCGAGGCGCTGCTGGCGGGTGTGGCGAGCAGCCTGCTGCCGGACCTGGAGGTGCTGTCGGACGCGTTGCCCGGGGCCAACGCCGGCGCGCTGGTGTTCAGCGTGACCGGGATGGTCGCCGCCGATGCGCCGCCGGGCGTCCGCGACGCGGTCGGCGGAGATCGCGCTCTCCTGACGTTGCTCGCCTACAGCCTGGTCTTCATCGTCCTGGCGGCGCTGACCACCCGCCGACGCGACATCGTGTGA
- a CDS encoding PIG-L deacetylase family protein, with protein MPLEPRGTGTALVVHAHPDDEVFATGAATLALGHAGWRVVLRIATGGEAAEHPAVGETEARRLRLAKLSRSCELLTIAEYDWLTEPGQWVDRGGAQAGTLARAQRSDVVDAVRQALAEVRPALVLTVGSDGLTGHPDHVAMSAAVREAVRSDKAISGSTYGARVRAADVAAAHAELARLLAPAASEPELQIGSGRMVGAGAEIALTEIGLDQSGRAAATADVAGSWIEERRRAALDVYESGLGTRPLADVVAGRRRQRRPPGDRHLALTESVAEQGRLADLVAEQGRLPDLIAQEGPLPDLIAQEGSPPDVAQGRRRLGDSVILRAVFDLAGWQRDFFELL; from the coding sequence ATGCCTCTGGAGCCCCGCGGTACGGGGACAGCGCTGGTCGTGCACGCCCATCCGGACGACGAGGTGTTCGCAACCGGTGCGGCGACGCTGGCCTTGGGCCACGCCGGGTGGCGCGTCGTACTGCGGATCGCAACGGGTGGGGAGGCTGCCGAGCACCCCGCAGTTGGGGAGACGGAGGCACGGCGGCTACGTCTCGCGAAGCTCTCGCGTTCCTGCGAGTTGCTCACTATCGCGGAGTACGACTGGCTGACCGAACCGGGACAGTGGGTCGATCGCGGCGGCGCTCAGGCAGGAACGCTGGCTCGGGCGCAGCGGTCGGACGTGGTCGACGCCGTACGCCAGGCGTTGGCCGAGGTGCGTCCGGCGTTGGTGCTGACGGTCGGAAGCGACGGGCTGACCGGGCACCCGGATCACGTCGCGATGAGTGCGGCTGTCCGGGAGGCCGTGAGGTCTGACAAGGCGATCAGCGGATCGACGTACGGGGCTCGGGTGAGAGCTGCTGATGTTGCCGCAGCGCATGCGGAGCTCGCGCGGCTTCTTGCACCAGCAGCGTCGGAGCCGGAGCTGCAGATCGGCTCGGGTCGGATGGTCGGGGCCGGCGCTGAGATCGCGCTTACCGAGATCGGCCTGGATCAGAGTGGGCGTGCTGCAGCCACAGCAGACGTAGCGGGCAGCTGGATCGAGGAGCGGCGCCGGGCGGCGCTCGATGTCTACGAGTCCGGGCTGGGCACGCGCCCGCTCGCCGACGTGGTCGCCGGGCGACGGCGGCAACGTCGACCGCCGGGTGATCGCCACCTCGCGCTCACGGAGTCGGTCGCCGAGCAGGGGCGACTCGCCGACTTGGTTGCCGAGCAGGGACGGCTCCCCGACCTGATCGCCCAGGAGGGACCGCTCCCCGACCTGATCGCCCAGGAGGGATCGCCCCCCGACGTCGCCCAGGGCCGGAGACGGCTCGGGGACTCGGTGATCCTCCGAGCCGTCTTCGACCTCGCCGGCTGGCAGCGGGACTTCTTCGAGCTCCTCTAG